CACCCGGCCGTACAGCGCGAGCGGCCGGTTCTCGGGCTTCGCCGCGGGACCGGACCGGGCGACGGGCACTGCCGCCGCGCCGCACGACTGGGGGTTCCTGCTCGCCGCCGTGGGCCGGGTCCCGCGGCTCGGACTCGACACGGGAGTACCGCGGCTGCGGGCGCTCGGCCCGTCCGCGCTCGCGGCGGGGGTGCGTGCCGCCGAGCGGACCAGGCTGCCTGCCCTGCCGCCGTCGACGTTGGTGCACCCGCGGTACACAGACTGAGTACGGACTGCGCGGTACACGGACCGAAACGCTGACGTGGCGCTCCCGCCTGGGTAGGCTCGGCTTCCATGGAGCATGAGGTGTTCGTTCCGCTTCCGGCAGAGACCCTCCGACAGGCGCTGCGGGACCCCGCGCGGGTAGCCCGCTGCGTCCCCGGGCTCCAGCAGGCCGCGGCCGAGTCGGCAGGCCCGCTCTCCGGGCGGCTGAAGATCCGGATCGGCGGGCACACGATCACTTACCGCGGCACCCTGCGCATCGTCGAGCAGGGCGACACCTTCGCGGTCGAGGGCGAGGGCGTGGAGGTACGCGGCACCGGCTCGGCCAAGGTGACCCTGACGATCCGTACCGAACCTACCGACGGCGGTACGAGGCTCAGCTTCACCGGTACGTCCAGCGCGGAGGGACGGCTGGCGGAGCTGGCCGACTCGGCGACGGCATCGGCCGCGCACCGGCTGCTGGACCGGTTCGCCGACCGGATCGCACTGACGGCGGAGCCGACACCGGAAGAGCTGGAACAGCCGGTCGACGGCGGCGAAGCCTCCGCGGAGACCGAAGCCTCCGCGGACACCGCGAAGCCGTCCGTGTTCGACGCACCGGTGCCGCCGCCGTCGCTCGACCCGGTCGCCGAGGAGCAGTTCGGCGCAACGGATGCGCCGGACGTGCCCGATGCGCCGGACGTGCCCGACGTGCCCGATGTGCCAGAGGTCTCCGGTGTGTCGGAGGTCCCCGACGTATCGGAGGTGCCGGGCGCATCCGGAGCGCCGGAGCGGCAGGAGCTCTCCGCCGTCCCCGACGAGCCGCCCGCCGAGGCCGCGCACGCCCGCCGCACCATGATCGGGCGCAGCGCCGAAGAGGTCGACCACGCCCCGCCGCGCGGCCGCTACGCACCTACGCCGGCGCCCGACGCTGGCACCGCCGGTGCCACGCTTCGCTGGCTCGCGCCCGCCGCGGCCCTCGCGCTCGCCTCCGCGGTCGTCGTCGGACGAGTGCTGCGGCGCCGCAAGTAGCCACCGGTCGCCGGTACTGTCGTCGTGTGAGTAGCAGCGAAGAGAACATCCGGCTGGCCGCCGGAGACGTCGAGTTGACCGTGCATCCGCAGAACGGCTGCCGCGTCGCGAGCCTGCGCATCGGCGGCACCGAGGTGCTGCGCCAGGGTGAGCGGTACGGCTCGTTCCCGATGGTCCCCTGGTGCGGCCGCGTCGGGAACGGCCGGTTCAGCAATGGAGATGTACGCCATCAACTGCCGCTCAACTCACCGCCGCACGCCATCCACGGCACGGGCCGCGACGCCGCCTGGCACACCGCCCGCGCGAACAAGAGCGGGGCGGCCT
This portion of the Streptomyces sp. NBC_01750 genome encodes:
- a CDS encoding SRPBCC domain-containing protein; the encoded protein is MEHEVFVPLPAETLRQALRDPARVARCVPGLQQAAAESAGPLSGRLKIRIGGHTITYRGTLRIVEQGDTFAVEGEGVEVRGTGSAKVTLTIRTEPTDGGTRLSFTGTSSAEGRLAELADSATASAAHRLLDRFADRIALTAEPTPEELEQPVDGGEASAETEASADTAKPSVFDAPVPPPSLDPVAEEQFGATDAPDVPDAPDVPDVPDVPEVSGVSEVPDVSEVPGASGAPERQELSAVPDEPPAEAAHARRTMIGRSAEEVDHAPPRGRYAPTPAPDAGTAGATLRWLAPAAALALASAVVVGRVLRRRK